Proteins from a single region of Candidatus Amarolinea dominans:
- a CDS encoding DUF3883 domain-containing protein: MTQLEQLQPNVALRGILPDALVTVVSVQWFGSEALELTYKTATGRVANELLYRHDEARLEVVEHGRPWSFDGDGARFRLVSEAQRIRLAHLFDPVLAVHTSVVEPLPHQITAVYETMLPRQPLRFLLADDPGAGKTIMAGLLMKELIARGDLQRCLVVCPGSLAEQWQDELYRRFHLPFEILTNDKLEAARTGNWFMETNLVIARLDKLSRDGDVQQKLQAPDCRWDLIVCDEAHKMSASIFGGELKVTKRYRLGQLLSTLTRHFLLMTATPHNGKEEDFQLFMALLDGDRFEGRPRDGVHAADVSDLMRRMVKERLLKFDGTPLFPERIAYTVPYKLSPAEAHLYRAVTDYVRQEFNRAEALQNDKRAGTVGFALTILQRRLASSPEAIYQSLRRRRERLEGRLRELELLQRGAAAAIATDSPVLDADDIEDLEEAPENEVAAVEEEILDQATAARTIEELKAEIATLKHLEALALGVRRSGTDTKWRQLASLLGEIFTPAAIANRLAEQRATYEFRQDEQDLQGEHEKYPVRPVHPVPHPVSSPRQKLVLFTEHRDTLNYLEQRITTLLGRREAVVMIHGGMGREERLQAQESFRHDPETQVLLATDAAGEGINLQRGHLMVNYDLPWNPNRIEQRFGRIHRIGQTEVCHLWNLVAEETREGDVYRRLLEKLEQARQALGGQVFDVLGKLQFEGKPLRDLLIEAIRYGDQPEVRARLTTVLDHALDREQLQNLLEEGALARDVMDASRVFRIREEMERAEARRLQPHYIESFFQEAFKRLGGTAKQREPRRYEVTHVPAPVRNRDRLIGIGEPVLPRYERIVFEKELIAPPGQPPAAFVCPGHPLLDAVLDLTLERQRDLLKRGAVLVDERDPGTQPRVLFYLEHAIQDASLTRSGERRVISRQMLYVELAADGTARHLHYAPYLDYRPLAEGEPGVDALLDRPECTWITRGLEQQAQGYAIAHVVPEHLAEVRGPKLALNAKTEAAVKDRLMKEITYWDYRAEQLKLQEQAGKPNARLNSGEARKRADNLQARLQKRLEELKLEAQISPLPPVVLGGALIVPLGLLAAMNGRSTPAPAATADKQAAAARARASVMAVERGLGFAPSDREFEQLGYDIESRVPGTGKLRFIEVKGRITGAETVTVTKNEILYSLNKPDDYILALVEFLSDNTQCVHYLRRPFNREPDFGVTSVNYDFAGLLARAGAPR, encoded by the coding sequence ATGACCCAACTCGAACAACTCCAGCCCAACGTCGCGTTGCGCGGCATCTTGCCCGACGCGCTGGTCACGGTGGTCAGCGTGCAGTGGTTCGGCTCCGAGGCGCTGGAGCTGACCTATAAGACGGCGACCGGCCGGGTGGCGAACGAGCTGCTCTATCGTCACGACGAGGCCCGCCTCGAGGTCGTGGAGCACGGCCGGCCCTGGAGCTTCGACGGCGACGGCGCACGCTTCCGCCTGGTCTCCGAGGCGCAGCGCATCCGCCTGGCGCACCTGTTCGACCCCGTGCTGGCGGTGCATACCTCCGTCGTCGAGCCGCTGCCGCACCAGATCACGGCCGTTTACGAGACCATGCTGCCGCGCCAGCCGCTGCGCTTCCTGCTGGCCGACGACCCCGGCGCCGGCAAGACGATCATGGCCGGCCTCTTGATGAAAGAGCTGATCGCGCGCGGCGATCTGCAGCGCTGCCTGGTCGTCTGCCCGGGCAGCCTGGCCGAGCAGTGGCAGGATGAGCTTTACCGTCGTTTCCACCTGCCCTTCGAAATCCTCACTAACGACAAGCTCGAAGCCGCGCGCACCGGCAACTGGTTCATGGAAACCAACCTGGTGATCGCCCGGCTCGACAAGCTCTCGCGCGACGGGGATGTGCAGCAGAAGCTCCAGGCGCCCGACTGCCGCTGGGACCTGATCGTCTGCGACGAGGCGCATAAGATGTCGGCCTCGATCTTCGGCGGCGAGCTCAAGGTCACCAAGCGCTACCGGCTGGGCCAACTGCTCTCGACCCTCACGCGGCACTTCCTGCTGATGACGGCCACGCCGCACAACGGCAAAGAAGAGGACTTCCAGCTCTTCATGGCGCTGCTCGACGGCGACCGCTTCGAGGGCCGACCCCGCGACGGCGTTCACGCGGCCGATGTCTCGGACCTGATGCGCCGCATGGTGAAGGAGCGCCTGCTCAAGTTCGATGGCACGCCGCTCTTCCCGGAACGCATCGCCTACACCGTGCCCTACAAACTCTCGCCGGCCGAAGCGCACCTCTACAGGGCCGTCACCGACTACGTGCGCCAGGAGTTCAACCGCGCGGAGGCGCTGCAGAACGACAAGCGCGCGGGCACGGTTGGCTTTGCGCTGACCATCCTACAGCGCCGGCTGGCATCTTCCCCCGAAGCGATCTACCAATCGCTGCGCCGGCGGCGTGAGCGGCTGGAGGGGCGCTTGCGCGAGCTGGAGTTGTTACAGCGGGGCGCTGCCGCGGCGATCGCGACAGATAGCCCGGTGCTCGACGCCGACGACATCGAGGATCTGGAGGAAGCGCCGGAGAACGAGGTCGCGGCGGTGGAGGAGGAGATTCTCGATCAGGCGACGGCCGCTCGCACCATCGAAGAGCTGAAGGCCGAGATCGCGACCTTGAAGCACCTGGAAGCGCTGGCCCTGGGCGTCCGGCGCAGCGGCACAGACACCAAGTGGCGCCAGCTTGCCAGCCTGCTGGGCGAAATTTTCACGCCCGCGGCTATTGCCAACCGCCTGGCAGAGCAGCGGGCGACGTATGAGTTCAGACAGGATGAACAGGATTTACAGGGGGAGCACGAAAAATATCCGGTGCGTCCTGTCCATCCTGTGCCCCATCCGGTCTCCTCGCCCCGGCAGAAGCTGGTGCTCTTCACCGAACACCGCGACACGCTCAACTACCTGGAGCAGCGCATCACCACGCTGCTCGGCCGGCGCGAGGCGGTGGTGATGATCCACGGCGGCATGGGCCGCGAGGAGCGGCTGCAGGCGCAGGAGTCGTTCCGCCACGATCCCGAGACGCAAGTGCTGCTGGCCACCGACGCGGCGGGCGAGGGCATCAACCTCCAGCGCGGCCACCTGATGGTGAACTACGACCTGCCCTGGAACCCCAACCGCATCGAGCAACGCTTCGGCCGCATCCACCGCATCGGCCAGACCGAGGTCTGCCACCTGTGGAACCTGGTGGCCGAGGAGACGCGCGAGGGCGACGTCTACCGCCGGCTGCTCGAGAAGCTGGAGCAGGCCCGCCAGGCCCTGGGCGGCCAGGTCTTCGACGTGCTCGGCAAGCTGCAGTTCGAGGGCAAGCCGCTGCGCGATCTGCTCATCGAGGCGATCCGCTACGGCGATCAGCCCGAGGTGCGCGCCCGCCTGACGACCGTGCTGGATCATGCGCTGGATCGGGAGCAGTTGCAGAACCTGCTGGAAGAGGGCGCGCTGGCCCGCGATGTGATGGACGCCAGCCGCGTCTTTCGCATCCGTGAGGAGATGGAACGCGCCGAGGCCCGCCGCCTGCAGCCGCACTACATCGAGTCGTTCTTCCAGGAAGCCTTCAAACGCCTGGGCGGCACGGCCAAACAGCGCGAGCCGCGCCGTTACGAGGTGACCCACGTGCCGGCGCCGGTGCGGAACCGCGATCGCCTGATTGGGATCGGCGAACCGGTGCTGCCGCGCTACGAGCGCATCGTCTTCGAGAAGGAGCTGATCGCGCCGCCCGGTCAACCGCCGGCCGCGTTCGTCTGTCCAGGCCATCCGCTGTTGGATGCGGTGCTCGATCTCACCCTCGAACGACAGCGCGATCTGCTCAAGCGCGGCGCGGTGTTGGTGGACGAGCGCGACCCCGGTACGCAGCCCCGCGTCCTTTTCTACCTGGAGCACGCGATCCAGGACGCCAGCCTGACGCGCAGCGGTGAACGCCGCGTCATTTCCAGGCAGATGCTTTATGTCGAGTTGGCCGCTGACGGCACGGCGCGCCATCTGCACTACGCGCCCTATCTCGACTATCGCCCCCTGGCCGAGGGCGAACCGGGCGTGGACGCGCTCCTCGACCGGCCGGAGTGTACCTGGATCACGCGGGGCCTGGAACAGCAGGCGCAGGGTTACGCCATCGCCCATGTCGTGCCGGAGCACCTGGCCGAGGTGCGCGGCCCCAAGCTGGCGTTGAACGCCAAGACCGAGGCCGCGGTCAAGGATCGGCTGATGAAGGAGATCACCTACTGGGATTACCGCGCCGAGCAGCTCAAGCTGCAGGAGCAGGCCGGCAAGCCGAATGCCCGGCTGAACTCGGGCGAAGCGCGCAAGCGCGCCGACAATCTGCAAGCTCGACTGCAGAAGCGGCTGGAGGAGTTGAAGCTCGAAGCCCAGATTTCGCCGCTGCCGCCCGTAGTGCTCGGCGGCGCGCTCATCGTGCCGTTGGGGCTGCTGGCGGCCATGAACGGGCGGAGCACGCCGGCGCCAGCCGCAACTGCCGATAAGCAGGCCGCGGCCGCCCGCGCCCGCGCCAGCGTGATGGCGGTCGAGCGCGGCCTGGGTTTCGCGCCGAGCGACCGCGAGTTCGAGCAGCTCGGCTACGACATCGAGAGCCGCGTGCCCGGCACGGGCAAGCTGCGCTTCATCGAGGTGAAGGGGCGCATCACCGGCGCGGAGACGGTGACGGTCACCAAGAACGAAATCCTCTATTCGCTCAACAAGCCGGACGATTACATTCTGGCGCTTGTCGAATTTCTGAGCGATAATACGCAATGCGTCCACTACCTGCGCCGGCCGTTCAACCGCGAACCGGACTTCGGCGTGACGAGCGTGAACTACGATTTTGCCGGGCTGCTGGCGCGGGCGGGGGCGCCAAGATGA